One Dioscorea cayenensis subsp. rotundata cultivar TDr96_F1 chromosome 17, TDr96_F1_v2_PseudoChromosome.rev07_lg8_w22 25.fasta, whole genome shotgun sequence DNA window includes the following coding sequences:
- the LOC120281319 gene encoding heavy metal-associated isoprenylated plant protein 28-like has protein sequence MTIVEMCVHMDCEGCESKIRRALQKLKGVDDVDINMSMQKVTVTGYVEQKKVLKTVRKTGRRAVLWPYTHNTTEYNAYNQYYPQHHPALNVTAQSYNSHSSAPSSSYNYYKHGYDDSNMHVYHQSSAYNSSVIGERAGNMFSDDNTSGCSIM, from the exons ATGACG ATTGTAGAGATGTGTGTGCACATGGATTGTGAAGGTTGTGAGAGCAAGATAAGACGtgcattacaaaaattaaaag GAGTGGACGATGTAGATATAAACATGTCCATGCAAAAAGTTACTGTAACCGGTTATGTAGAGCAAAAGAAAGTTCTCAAGACTGTGAGGAAGACTGGTAGACGAGCGGTTTTGTGGCCGTATACTCACAATACTACTGAGTACAATGCCTATAATCAATACTATCCTCAACATCATCCGGCGTTGAATGTTACTGCCCAATCTTATAATTCTCATTCATCGGCTCCATCATCATCTTATAACTACTATAAACATGGTTATGATGATTCAAACATGCATGTTTATCATCAGAGTTCGGCTTATAATTCTAGTGTTATTGGAGAGAGGGCAGGAAATATGTTTAGTGATGACAACACCTCTGGTTGCTCTATAATGTGA